ACCTGGGTTGATGTGGCCACCACCAATCCCGCAGCCCCCAAGAAGGAAGACTAGGGAGTTCCATCATGAAAGATAAACTGCAATTGAAAGATGTTTCCACTGCCGAAGGGCAGATGGTCAGCATTGACCTCAAGGATATTCCTGAGCTTCCCCTGGACGTGCATACCATGCCCTGGAAGCCCTTTACAGATGAGCAGAAGCAGAACACCGCCTGCATCCTTGACGATGTGTGCGTGCTGAACATTCCTGTGCCCAAGAACAAGGAAGAAGAAGAGGAGCTGGTCAACAAGTTCCTCAACGGCATGCGCAAGCTGTTCACCAAGGAAAACAACTGGACCTTCCTGCCCATGCTCGAAACCAGCATGGACTACTGCGCCCAGTGCAACTCCTGTTCTGATGCCTGCCATCTGTACGAGATGTCTGGCAAAAACGAAATGTACCGGCCCAACTTCCGGTCTGAAATCTTCCGCCGCATCTACAAGCAGTATGTGAAGAAAGAACCCTTTGCCAAATGGCGCTACGGCGACATGGGCCTGAACTGGAAGACCGTGGCCCGCCTGGGCGAACTGGCCTACCGCTGCAACCTTTGCCGTCGCTGCGCGCAGACCTGCCCCATTGGTGTGGACAACGGCCTGCTGGCCCGCGAAATCCGCAAGCTTTTCAGCCAGGAGATGGGCATCTACGCCCGCGAACTGCACGAAAAGGGCACCATGAACCAGATGAAGTGCGGGTCTTCCACCGGCATGACGCCTGAAGTGGTGAAAGAAAACGTGGAGTTCATCGACGAGGACTACACCGAAATCACCGGCGTGGGCATCCACACTCCCTTTGACGTGCAGGGTGCAGACATCATGCTGCTGCACAACGCTGGCGAAGTGATGGCCTGGCCTGAAAACATCGCCGCCTTCTCGCTGATCTTCCAGGAAGCCGGTCTTTCATGGACGCTCTCGAGCAAGGCTCTGGCGTACGACGGCGTGAACTACGGCGTGTTCTACGACGACGCCCAGACCGCCCGTATTGCCCTGCAGCACATGATGGCCGCCAAGGAACTTGGCGTTAAGAAGATCGTCATCGGTGAATGCGGCCACGCCCACAAGGCCCTGACCGTTATCGCCGACCGCGTTATCCCCTTCGAATATCAGGTGCCGCGCGAAAGCTGCTACGTGACCCTGCACGACATCGTCATGTCGGGCCGCCTCAAGCTTGATCCTTCGCGCAACAACTTCCCCGTGACCCTGCACGACCCCTGCAATATCGTGCGCCTCATGGGCATTGTTGAACCCCAGCGCGAAATCGTGCGCAAGATTGCGCCCATGTTCCGCGAAATGCCCTGCCACGGTGTGGACAACTACTGCTGCGGCGGCGGCTCCGGCTTTGCCATCATGACCCGCAACAACATCGAGCAATGGCGCGGCAACATCTCTGGCCGCAAAAAGATGTGGCAGATCGCCGAAGCCTTCAAGGATTGCCTTGGACCGGAAACCCGCAAGTACATCTGCGCTCCCTGCTCCAACTGCAAGGGCCAGATCCGCGAAATGCTGGAACACAACGATCTGTACACCAAGAACAACTTCGCTTACGGCGGCCTGGTGGAACTCATCGTCAACGCCATGGTCAACGTGAACCCCGGGTTCATCAAGTTTGAAGGCGAAGAAGAATAGTTTCCCGACCGTGGGATAAATAGAAAGAGGGGCGAAAGCCCCTCTTTCTATTTATAAGCGTTGCCAACGGCAATGCGGCCAGAAATCAGGAGCAGGCTGCGGCTTGCCCGCGCTGACGAGCGACTGATTTCTGTGCTTACTGCCCGGCGGTCTGCCGCCGCTGGCAGCGCAAAACCCGTGCAACGGGGTTTGTCATCTGAATGAAAAGAGGGGCGAAAGCCCCTCTTTCTATTTATAAGCCTTGCCATCGGCAATGCGGCCAGAAATCAGGAGCAGGTCGCGGCTTGCCCGCGCCCTACTTGCCATCCGGCGCATTGGTTGCTGCGCACGAAAGCCATATGCCCGCCGTCACGCAGGCCAGACCCGCAAGATGCGTCCACAGAATCTGCTCACCAAGCACCAGCCACGAAAGCGCTACGCCGCTCAAAGGCACCAAGCCTGTAAATGCCGCGGCTGCGCTGGCCTGCACCTGAGCAATCCCACGAAACCACAGCACATACGACAGGTAAGAAACCGCAGCGCCATAATAGGCAAGCCCCCATATGGCTGAGGCAGACAATGAGGTAAAATCATAATCTCGGGCCTCAAACAGGGCCATGGGCAACAGCATGACAAATGCATAAAATGACACAATTGTCGTGCGCCGCAAGGGCGACATGGGGCAGCAGCGCGCTTTGCTGAGCACGGAAAATGCCGCCTCGCACAATACGGCCACCAGCACAAGGCCGTTGCCCAGCAATGTGCGCCAGGCCTCGCCTCCGCTTGCTGGCGTGGCTTCCACACCAGCGCCTCCCGGCGCTGCCAGAAAGGGCGTAAGATTAATGGCGAGCAGGCCCAGACTCACGCAGGCTATGCCCGCAATACGCCGCAGCGGCGGCCTCTCCCGCAGCATGCCCCATGCCAGCAAGCCAATGACCGCTGGCGCTGCGCTGCTCATCAAGCCCGCAGAAGCCGCGCTGGTAAAGCGAAGCCCCTCAAAGGTGCAAATCCGGTACAGAGCTATGCCGCACAATGCCTGAAGCGCCAATGTCGCGTGGGTGCGCCCATCAAGCGTTCCCCTTTCACGCCGCAGCCACAACTGGGGCAGCATCACCAGCAGCCCTGCTCCAAGGCCCAGCCCCGCCGCAAGAAACACAGGCAGGCTACCCACCAGCAGTTTTCCCGCCACCACGGCGCTGCCAGCGATGCTCATGGCAAGGGTCAGGCTGATCCAGGCTCCCCAGGGGCGCGCTTGCCCCGGTTGCACCAGTGGTTGCGCTCCCCCGGCAGCTTTCTCAACCGCAGCACCTTGCGCACTGTTTTCACACACGCTCATTACTTCCTCTCCTTGTGATGCCCGCACAATGCCTCGGCATGCTGAACGTCTTCCGGCACGTATTGCCATCTGACGTTTGAAAGGCTAGCGTAGCTAAAGTGGTTTTGATAAGTGCCACTTTTTGGCATTTTTTATCATACCAATTATAGGTGCGCCATGTGGATCAGTCTTGATGCAGACAGCCCGCTTTCGCTGAACCGCCAGATCAGCGCGCAGATCAGGGAACTGATTTTACGCGGTCATCTGGCAGCAGGCGACCGTCTGCCCTCCACCCGGCAACTGGGCAAAGAACTGCATGTGGCCCGCAGCACTGTTATTGAAGCCTACGACCAGTTGCTGGCCGAAGGCTATCTTGAATCGCAGCGCGGCTCGGGAACGCATGTGGCGCAAGGTATCCGGCCCCAGCCGCAAGTGTGCGGACAAAAATCTACGACAGATGAGCATGCGCACGATGATTCCCGCGCCGACCCGCCGGGACTTGTGAACTTTCAGTCCGGCATCCCGGCGCTGGAGCACTTTCCTGCGGCGGAATGGGGCCGGCTGTATCGGCAGGTGTGCGATACTTTACCCGCCTCGGCTCTGCGCTATTGCAGGCCTCAAGGGGTTGCCGAATTGCAGGAGGCCATTGCCGGATGGCTGCTGCGCATGCGGGGCCTGCGCGCCGCACCGGAGCAGGTAATGATCACAACAGGCGCAACCCAGGGGCTCAGGCTTGTGGCGCGCCTGCTCAACCGCCCGAATGCCCTGGCAATTGTGGAAGATCCCGTGCACCGGGGGCTGGTGGAGGTGATATCGCGCGCCGGGTACGCCATTGAAGGCATAACTGCAGACGCGCAAGGCATGGACGTCAGCCGCCTGCAAAATCTCTCGGAGCAGACCACCCAACGATGCGCCTT
This is a stretch of genomic DNA from Desulfovibrio desulfuricans. It encodes these proteins:
- a CDS encoding (Fe-S)-binding protein; its protein translation is MKDKLQLKDVSTAEGQMVSIDLKDIPELPLDVHTMPWKPFTDEQKQNTACILDDVCVLNIPVPKNKEEEEELVNKFLNGMRKLFTKENNWTFLPMLETSMDYCAQCNSCSDACHLYEMSGKNEMYRPNFRSEIFRRIYKQYVKKEPFAKWRYGDMGLNWKTVARLGELAYRCNLCRRCAQTCPIGVDNGLLAREIRKLFSQEMGIYARELHEKGTMNQMKCGSSTGMTPEVVKENVEFIDEDYTEITGVGIHTPFDVQGADIMLLHNAGEVMAWPENIAAFSLIFQEAGLSWTLSSKALAYDGVNYGVFYDDAQTARIALQHMMAAKELGVKKIVIGECGHAHKALTVIADRVIPFEYQVPRESCYVTLHDIVMSGRLKLDPSRNNFPVTLHDPCNIVRLMGIVEPQREIVRKIAPMFREMPCHGVDNYCCGGGSGFAIMTRNNIEQWRGNISGRKKMWQIAEAFKDCLGPETRKYICAPCSNCKGQIREMLEHNDLYTKNNFAYGGLVELIVNAMVNVNPGFIKFEGEEE
- a CDS encoding DMT family transporter, producing MSVCENSAQGAAVEKAAGGAQPLVQPGQARPWGAWISLTLAMSIAGSAVVAGKLLVGSLPVFLAAGLGLGAGLLVMLPQLWLRRERGTLDGRTHATLALQALCGIALYRICTFEGLRFTSAASAGLMSSAAPAVIGLLAWGMLRERPPLRRIAGIACVSLGLLAINLTPFLAAPGGAGVEATPASGGEAWRTLLGNGLVLVAVLCEAAFSVLSKARCCPMSPLRRTTIVSFYAFVMLLPMALFEARDYDFTSLSASAIWGLAYYGAAVSYLSYVLWFRGIAQVQASAAAAFTGLVPLSGVALSWLVLGEQILWTHLAGLACVTAGIWLSCAATNAPDGK
- the pdxR gene encoding MocR-like pyridoxine biosynthesis transcription factor PdxR, whose protein sequence is MWISLDADSPLSLNRQISAQIRELILRGHLAAGDRLPSTRQLGKELHVARSTVIEAYDQLLAEGYLESQRGSGTHVAQGIRPQPQVCGQKSTTDEHAHDDSRADPPGLVNFQSGIPALEHFPAAEWGRLYRQVCDTLPASALRYCRPQGVAELQEAIAGWLLRMRGLRAAPEQVMITTGATQGLRLVARLLNRPNALAIVEDPVHRGLVEVISRAGYAIEGITADAQGMDVSRLQNLSEQTTQRCAFVYVTPSHQYPTGGILSAQRRQALVDFARQRDCMVVEDDYDGEFRFEGTPVSALRELAPDRGIYIGSFSKILAPALRLGFAVIPPDMVRPWAEEKQYTDVHTDALSQRTLAAFISSGGLERHIWRMCKLYKGKRLYLLECLRRHFGDSFTASGQAAGLHLVAGFPGIHFSDKVLAAMRAQGVRAVPVEHHSLCRNGAHAHELILGYAHLSEQSMERGVQALKEALAQ